aacacatatagtgtaaactctatttctgtgtttatatactacacagttacaagatattcgctaattgatatggaatataattctgcttcctaaaatatatcaatcagatatcttctattccaagtattccattcttcacggaattccttcttcatgcatatctcttcttatgtttatcttgatcttcttaactttaatcagctactgtccttatctgatcgtccttcagcacttaagttctgatatctatctcctgataacataagtactgatatcccttaagttctgacttccagtataagtactgatcagttaagtactgatttgttctgttcaaataagatctgaaatctaaacataaaacatattagccatgacattatcaaatatatctaacattataaattcacaaatttattatttaaatcaTGGAAACCGTTATTAAAATGCTGATTTGACGATATATAAAACAATTCCGCCCACTAATTAATATATTACATGAATCAATAAAAGTTAATAGgcatataaatataaattatttatttgtaaTCTACACCTTGAAAAAAATATATCTGTAGATATAGTTCTAattgatttttttatgatttacATAATAAATAGTCGAAATAATATCATACATTACAATAATTAATGCTATAATTGATTATTTTATGATTATAAAATCACtgatttattatttaaaaatggaAACTGTTATTTAAGTACTCATTTGTCGATATACACATCAAGTTCTCCCAGTAATTATGTCTCATTCACGTATATAAATCATGTTCATCCTTTCATAAAAAAACACATCTATTCACAAACAGTTAGTAAACACTACGCAAACGTAATAAAATCAAGAGTTGTAGCAACAATGTTCGATCAAATTTCTTCTCTCGACCTCTCTAGAACCACATGGAAAATTAAAGCAAGAGTAACTCGAATGTGGACTTCGGTTCCAAACTCTTCTACCGCAAGCGATGCCATCAAGGGATATAACCTCATTCTGCTGGATGATagcgtaatatatatatatattttttacttATAATAGTTACATAAATTTTTACTTAAATATCAATCTCTTTATAAAATGTTTGTTATCTTTAACTATTTCTTCACCATTGTTTGTTTATGTAGGATTTTCATGTACATGCTTATGTATATCCAGATTACTGGAATATGCATTCTGATAAGATAGTGGAGGGTGGTGTATATATGTTTTCTAATTTCTACACCAAAAAAGCTCTTGGAACACTTAAACCTGTTTCCTCTAAGTTAATAATTAATTTCTCACCTACGACCACCGTAGATCCTGttgatgatgatgttatgataTCTACCCACAAATTTGAATTTGTGGATTTGAGTGAATTATTTGTTGTTGCTCAAGCAAATGGTAGTGCAGAATTTCCTGAATTTTCAACAGGTTTTGAAGAcacaatattattttaatattttagaaGTTTTTTTCTATGCCAAGTGTCTAACATCATGATTGATTGTAGATGTGATTGGAGTATTAGAGAGTTATGAGGAGCTTTCCAAAATTGGTACAAAGTTTGGTCAAAGAGAGATTGTTCATTTTCGGATTACTGATGGAAGGTATAAATTTTCTTGGTTCTTTATGATTATTGTTTGTGTACATATATTTAATAATTCTTTCCAAATTGTATGTTTACTATTACTTTATCTATTATTTTCTTCTAGGGATTCCTCCAAAGTTACGGTGTGGGGTAATCTTGCAATTGCAATTGATGCACGTTACAAAGAGATTTCGAAAGAAGAGCCAGTGATTGTCATAGTGACCACTACCAAACTTAAGATTTTTCATAGTTAGTTAAATTTTAATGCATTAACCTATTTAttaataaaactatcaaaaatatTGCAGCAATGAAGCTTATTTTTCAAACTTTCTTGGTTGCAGCCTCTGTTCAGATTAGCACTCTACCTGCTTCCAAAATATATCTGAACCTGGACCACGATGTTGTTTCTGAGATGAGACAGAGGTTAAATTATGATGCAATTTATTTGAGTAATTATGACTAATTATTATGAATTTATTGTTAATACCATACTTATTTCATGTACTTCATTCCTCAAATTAGACTCCGTGAAGAAGGTTACGTTTATTCGGGGAAAGCTATATCATCATCAACAACTCAGTCCGAAGGGTCAATTTCTAATACTATTCATACTGTCACCCTAAAAGAACTTAGTGAGAAAACTAAAACTGATTATCTGAAGGTATTAAATAGTTATTTGCTTTAAACAGTAGTACTAACTACATATGTAATGAAATTACAACTgcatttttcttatataacctCCAAACAGTTGTATTCATCATATGTTAATCATTTTTTAGATGAATTTCCTTTGCAAAGTGAAAGTTAATAATGTGGAGGAGAGTGACGGATGGTGGTATCGTAGTTGCAGCAAAATGGATTGCTTTGGAGAAGTCACAAAATTGGAAGGAAAATATAAATGCTccacatgcaatcaaaacaatcCTGTTCCTAAAAAAAAGGTTGTATAATTGTAAAATTAAACCCGTTTACAGTTATATGAAAACTCAAAAAACTACATTAATTGTTAATCATTTTTTTAAATGTTTAGGTTCAAGCTTTTTCTACTTGCAGAGGACTTTACAGAAGCTTTTAATTTCGTCCTCTATGACCGCGCTGCAAAATGACTGGTTGGTAAAACAGTAACAAAACTTATTGCCGAGGGTTTGGAGGTGTGCCAATTTGTTAGTATGCTATATTTATTTTAAACCTCAAGCTTTTATTATctattttataataaatttatttatcgGAATCAATGATTGTTTAGGATCCAGGAACATATCCTCCAAATATTAAGGCTATTGTAGGGAAATAGATTACACTCCGAATTCAGCTCATTGATGATAACATCCTCCTCAACAGTTCAATTTACTATGTCATTGATGCTTATGATACTAATGGATCCACATCTTCCATGTCTGCAAATACGATTGCCTCTGAAATTTCAAACTCAGTATA
This genomic interval from Apium graveolens cultivar Ventura chromosome 8, ASM990537v1, whole genome shotgun sequence contains the following:
- the LOC141680148 gene encoding uncharacterized protein LOC141680148, which produces MFDQISSLDLSRTTWKIKARVTRMWTSVPNSSTASDAIKGYNLILLDDSDFHVHAYVYPDYWNMHSDKIVEGGVYMFSNFYTKKALGTLKPVSSKLIINFSPTTTVDPVDDDVMISTHKFEFVDLSELFVVAQANGSAEFPEFSTDVIGVLESYEELSKIGTKFGQREIVHFRITDGRDSSKVTVWGNLAIAIDARYKEISKEEPVIVIVTTTKLKIFHTSVQISTLPASKIYLNLDHDVVSEMRQRLREEGYVYSGKAISSSTTQSEGSISNTIHTVTLKELSEKTKTDYLKMNFLCKVKVNNVEESDGWWYRSCSKMDCFGEVTKLEGKYKCSTCNQNNPVPKKKRTLQKLLISSSMTALQNDCSIYYVIDAYDTNGSTSSMSANTIASEISNSVYSDMVEITDHGHTPGSARSTSKKIKLEK